The Maylandia zebra isolate NMK-2024a linkage group LG7, Mzebra_GT3a, whole genome shotgun sequence genome contains a region encoding:
- the LOC101477873 gene encoding uncharacterized protein LOC101477873: MLSTKGEQRTFSNGRLRDQWEKRAQSIADDNKKEEQWKQKSSTNLLLSKWNYHWLVANGDKMKDGMSEFKRVTSGAAEAEKNKPRIRFKVVPPPPKPKAEPPPPPPPPRRSTSPRLRRQKRKVEVDAFRICWKDSWMSLKPPKYLFLKAQELQTRILGFTTIELTKNSKYKAKGSGLKGEWMFPAHKWNQSWKQVKSPGQVELSEAKQFHWDILFQRENVCKVAIETYSLPVWAGTWKIMNFPFRQEKKDWDHIWTDYQQNLTNNFDQIQQLEEEDEPFDWEDSWKMSGADFETNDFTDDETLSESSFSADAEVMMTITDVCVPGWSKSWLLSAAPPEEGEERQKSWSTCWGYKQQLRWCKASVNSNHQHSAMLERKRKATNFLFTSELDEEMTDTTEWMEAWKAPRGWFKVEEEETEEEGEAEEIYVKGEEDDEGVNNEDRDMDEEEEDGNLDGVEEDEGVEEEEAFNKNNVDKKLEKERKIEIVIEKKEKALNKKAEDDEEEDEGVDENEEEEEEEYEDTDNKKEGKEEDNEEEQDEDGGREDGNKKGNQKDDNETDNDEEEKEEEEVEEGDEKTKVEKQEKDTNENDEGEVEEEEQDSELNEDERDDKVEKLNEEGTDEEEEVNAEIKEEEEEEDIEDEEEENKNGINEEKGNHDGGRDEDAEVDEEEEEDEDYNNNDDETNVCEKEKYKEMDKKDKGGEEEEEEEEEEEEEEESKEGKEEEAKEKEEDEEEAKEGEEEEEEEEEEEEEAKEEEEEEEEEEAKEKEEDEDEEEEEAKEGEEEEEAKEKEEDEEEEAKEKEEDEDEEEEAKEGEEEEEEEEEEEEEEKGEGGGDEKNETERNKSSRVNVDKEEDEKDEDDDKADEDEEEDDVQKNEGNNVDSEDEEEEKEEEDEADNDQESDEDGKDREENENVDEEEGGVIFEKDEEEIKENDKKADHHKDEEEEEEDEEKEAGEKENEAEVIVEKNTEEEKKVKKSQKRMKHKPDVPLHLQFHKLNTCFPSWKQSWMVAVAHRGGCDAEDEAYEEGEESELRAWKDSWRICRYRKPDDDDVVCFSMEHRSQRYMGLTHEEDSMPNSEWTLSWKMNKEKDEDAEEEEEEEEEEEEEEEEEEEEEES; encoded by the exons ATGTTGTCTACAAAGGGGGAGCAGAGAACATTCAGCAATGGGCGTCTGAGAGACCAGTGGGAGAAGAGAGCCCAGAGCATCGCCGACGACAACAAAAAAGAGGAACAATGGAAGCAGAAAAGTTCCACCAATCT GCTACTCTCAAAATGGAACTATCACTGGCTGGTTGCTAATGGAGACAAGATGAAAGATGGCATGAGTGAGTTTAAGAGGGTCACAAGTGGTGCagctgaagcagaaaaaaacaagccCAGAATTCGATTCAAAGTTGTCCCTCCTCCTCCCAAACCCAAAGCcgagcctcctcctccaccacctcctccgagAAGGTCAACATCACCCAGACTTCGAAGGCAAAAGCGCAAAGTAGAGGTTGATGCATTTCGAATTTGCTGGAAGGACTCCTGGATGAGCTTGAAGCCACCAAAGTATCTTTTTCTGAAAGCCCAAGAGTTGCAAACCAGAATTCTAGGGTTCACAACCATAGAGCTAACTAAGAACAGCAAGTACAAAGCAAAGGGAAGCGGACTGAAGGGTGAATGGATGTTTCCTGCTCATAAGTGGAATCAATCCTGGAAACAG GTGAAGAGTCCAGGCCAGGTGGAGCTTTCTGAGGCAAAACAGTTTCACTGGGATATTCTATTTCAAAGAGAGAACGTTTGTAAGGTTGCGATAGAAACATATTCTCTTCCTGTTTGGGCTGGTACCTGGAAGATCATGAACTTTCCCTTCAGGCAGGAGAAAAAGGACTGGGATCATATCTGGACTGACTACCAACAAAACCTAACCAACAACTTTGATCAAATACAACAGctagaggaggag GATGAACCCTTTGACTGGGAGGATTCAtggaaaatgtctggagcagaTTTTGAAACAAACGACTTCACAGATGATGAGACGCTAAGTGAGAGTTCCTTCAGTGCGGACGCTGAAGTTATGATGACTATAACTGATGTGTGCGTACCAGGATGGAGCAAATCCTGGCTACTGTCAGCAGCTCCTCCAGAGGAAGGTGAAGAACGGCAGAAAAGCTGGAGCACTTGCTGGGGATATAAGCAGCAGCTCAG GTGGTGCAAAGCTTCTGTAAACTCCAATCATCAACACAGTGCCATGCTGGAGAGAAAACGCAAAGCTACAAACTTCCTCTTCACATCAGAGTTGGACGAGGAGATGACAGACACCACTGAGTGGATGGAGGCCTGGAAGGCTCCAAGAGGATGGTTTAAGgtagaggaggaggaaacagaggaggagggggaagcAGAGGAAATATATGTCAAAGGGGAGGAGGATGATGAAGGAGTGAATAATGAGGACAGAGATatggatgaggaagaggaggatggaAATCTGGATGGTGTGGAGGAGGATGAAGGAGTTGAAGAGGAGGAAGCtttcaataaaaataatgtgGACAAAAAActagaaaaggagagaaaaatagaaatagttatagaaaagaaagaaaaagcccTTAACAAGAAGGCTGAAGATGATGAGGAAGAAGATGAAGGAGTGGATGaaaatgaggaggaggaggaagaagagtatGAAGATACTGACAACAAGAAGGAGGGCAAGGAAGAAGACAATGAAGAGGAACAGGATGAAGATGGTGGAAGGGAGGATGGAAACAAAAAAGGCAATCAAAAAGATGACAATGAAACAGATAACgatgaggaggagaaagaagaggaggaggtggaggaagggGATGAAAAAACTAAGGTAGAGAAgcaggaaaaagacacaaatgaaaatgATGAGGGTGAAGTAGAAGAGGAAGAGCAGGACAGTGAATTGAATGAAGATGAAAGGGATGACAAAGTGGAAAAGCTGAATGAGGAAGGCACAGACGAAGAAGAGGAAGTGAATGCAGAAataaaggaagaagaggaggaggaagacatagaagatgaggaagaggagaacaagAATGGCATAAATGAGGAGAAAGGAAACCATGATGGTGGCAGGGATGAAGATGCAGAGGtagatgaggaagaggaggaagatgaagatTATAATAACAATGATGATGAAACAAAtgtatgtgaaaaagaaaaatacaaagagatgGACAAGAAAGATAAAggtggagaagaagaagaagaagaagaagaagaagaggaggaagaagaagaatcaaaagaaggaaaagaagaagaagcaaaagaaaaagaagaagatgaagaagaagcaaaagaaggtgaggaagaagaagaagaagaggaagaagaagaagaagaagcaaaagaagaagaagaggaagaagaagaagaagaagcaaaagaaaaagaagaagatgaagatgaagaagaagaagaagcaaaagaaggagaggaagaagaagaagcaaaagaaaaagaagaagatgaagaagaagaagcaaaagaaaaagaagaagatgaagatgaagaagaagaagcaaaagaaggagaggaagaagaagaagaagaagaagaagaagaagaagaagaaaagggagAGGGTGGTGgggatgaaaaaaatgaaacagaaagaaataagAGTAGTAGAGTTAATGTAGATAAGGAGGAAGATgaaaaagatgaagatgatgacaaagctgatgaagatgaagaagaggatgatgtgcaAAAGAATGAAGGCAATAATGTAGATAGcgaggatgaagaagaagagaaggaagAAGAGGATGAAGCAGACAACGACCAGGAGAGTGATGAGGATGGTAAAGACAGAGAGGAGAATGAAAATGTTGACGAGGAGGAAGGTGGTGTAATATTTgagaaagatgaagaagaaattaAAGAGAATGACAAAAAAGCTGACCATCACaaggatgaggaagaggaggaggaggatgaagagaaGGAGGCTGgtgagaaagaaaatgaagcagAGGTTATagtagagaaaaacacagaagaagaaaagaaggtgAAGAAGTCACAGAAAAGAATGAAACATAAGCCCGATGTCCCGCTCCATCTGCAGTTCCACAAACTGAACACCTGCTTTCCCTCCTGGAAGCAGTCATGGATGGTGGCAGTAGCTCACAGAGGAGGTTGTGATGCTGAGGATGAGGCTTACGAAGAGGGTGAGGAATCGGAATTGAGAGCTTGGAAGGACTCATGGAGGATTTGTCGCTATAGAAAGCCAGATGATGATGACGTGGTGTGTTTCTCTATGGAGCACCGGAGTCAGCGGTATATGGGACTGACGCATGAAGAAGACAGCATGCCAAACAGTGAGTGGACTCTGAGCTGGAAaatgaacaaagaaaaagatgaagatgctgaagaagaagaagaagaagaagaagaaga